In Oncorhynchus keta strain PuntledgeMale-10-30-2019 unplaced genomic scaffold, Oket_V2 Un_contig_7692_pilon_pilon, whole genome shotgun sequence, the DNA window AGAAAATATGTCAACACAACTGTTATGTGCATGAGCTAAATCAATAGACCTTAAGCCAATAGTTATGACACGCATATAGCCTATGTTTTATAGGCCTCTGAAACTGTGCTTAAAAGATGCTATCCAAATAATTCGAATATTCTGCACCAGTCAAACCAACGCCTTGTCTTCAAAGAAGAAGTACGCATCGCTGTTTAGCCTACCTGACTAAATGTGTTAATAATTCACCACTTTTGTTCATTCGACAGGATTAAAATGTCGCTCTCATCTATCCTTTCCGCTGATGCCATAGACGCTGCTATGAAGGACTGCCAAGGTATCATCTTCCACTCATATCATTATTGCTTTCTTCATTAGATTCCTTCACCGCAGTAGTGGTAGCCTAGGCCATGGGCAGATTCACGAAATCAAGTCAAATAAGGTAGTCCATTGTTGATGTCAAACAAAAAACAGAAGTATAGGCCTACTTAGGTGGATCAACATGAGGCCTATTTTTAGAGAAAACACATGTAGGCTTCGTAGACTCACACGAAACCCTCAAAGCATTTAGGACAGAATACATAGCAGTTGTCTCTGTCAGTTTTTGTCCCTAAATGTATCAGGAAGAATTATAATGCAAACAATTGTCTTAATTTAAATTGAGTTTTTGAATAAATCCAAATGTGATATGCCTATGAGTGAACAAAACTAGATTAAACAGattagttggttatttgaatcagctgcaACATGGTCTCAGAGCGTTTCATATTATTCTGTGTGTAAATCTGAGACTCCATTTAGAGTGATGTGTTACGTTTCGTTTTGTATGCATTCATTTGCGGATGTCCATCAActatttcatatgatatgttattaaTTGCAATTCGtgttatatgttacgaatttgccaAACGTGCAGTATGTTACGAACttgcaaaatgtacaatatgttaggAATTGCAAAACATATGATATGTAATGAATTTTAGCGAGGTGGATAGGTGGCTAaaagggtaaaggttagggttcgTGTTCGCGTTCTTCTACAAGCCCTACCTCCACTTCCTCGTTAACGACCTGTACCAGAGCGAAGGCCGAACACGCCTGTTCATTTTTTCTCGTGTCATCCTTACCCCATCAGCACCGGACTCCTTCAACTGCAAGAAGTTCTTCCAGCAGTGTGGCTTGACCAAAAAGAGTCCCGCGGAGGTGAAGAAAGTCTTCGGGATCCTGGACAACGACGCCAGCGGCTTCATTGAGGAGGAGGAACTCAAGTGAGTCGGCTACAATTGTTGGACTTTTAGTTTGTGATAAACTACAATCTTTGTGTTTTTTCTACTACAATATTTAGGCCGAAAGAAAATAGCCTATATATTGTTATTGATGCCGCATAGGCCTATATGAAAATGTATCCTCTGTTGGCCCTAAACGTGTTAGGCTACCTGTCATTTAGTGTTTTCTGTCACGAATCTTGTTCTGGAGACAGCTCTGCAGTGGTCACGAGCTTGCACAGCCACAAAGCCATAAAATCGGATtttaaacctaactctaacctttatcctaacacactgcTAACCcacatgcctaaccctaaccttaaatcaaGACAAAAAgcacatttatttttaatttttattttatatatatattttttacccctttttctccccaatttcgacaTATTCAATTGGCAGTTAAAGTCTTAAAgtcaactcccatacggactcgggagaggcaaaggacAAGAGCTGTGCGTcatccgaaacacaaccctgtcaagccgcactgtttcttgacacaatgcacgcttaatccagaagccagccacaccaatgtgtcggaggaaacactgtacacctggcgaccgtgtcagcgtgcatgcacccggcccaccacaggagttgctagagcgagATGGGACAAGGAcctcccggccggccaaaccctcccctaaccggacgacgctgggccaattgtgcgttgccctcatgggtctcccggttgcgaTACAGCCCGGTATCGATCCAGGATCTGTAGTAATgaagctagcactgcgatgcagggccttagaccgctgcgccactcgggaggccctaaaagaaaatatttgtttttattcatttttacaatataaacaattttgactttgcagctggcccatctagcggaaattgctcagttctgcctcAAGGACTTATCCCAATCAACGTCAACCTAACTTTGCTTGAAAGTAGGCTACTTCTTGAAGATACGCTTTGTAAACTAGCACATCTTTACTAGTGCGCCCCCATCAAGAGATGGTCAATTATCATTATTTTGTTCATTCACGAGTCCTGGGGTTCATAGGTGCCTTTTGCACTGTAATGACGGCATATTAAGCCTGCTTTCAGTAAGCATGTCCTCTACAACTCCTAAAGATGTTTTATTTGTTCTTCTTTCCAGACAGATCCTTGAGGTTAAAATCCTCTTTTAAAAGGGTGACCACCATAGTCTGTCTAAGATATATGGATTAAACAATATCTGAAGGGTTCTGCTGCAGAGTTGCCGGTCATGACAACTGTGTAGAATAGCCACATCAAAGTAAGCACGGTATGTTAGTGGTCTCggggtgtgtgtgtccgtctcaGATTCTTCCTCCAGAGGTTCAACCCCGGGGCCCGTGTCCTGACTGAAAAAGAGACCAAGGCCTTCATGTCTGCTGCTGATGATGACAGCGACGGCATGATTGGAGCAGATGGTGTGTATGATAAAGATGATGATGATCAcaatgatgttgttgttgttgatgatgatggtgatgaagaggtGGATGAGAGTGATGTTTGATTATGTCGATGGAAGTTTGAAGGAGTGATCTCATTCGATACCAAATCAGTTGAGATTGTACAGGTCTGAATCTGGTTGCATTATGATAGTAAGCAGATGACAGAATGGTAATTGCCAATGGGTAATATAAATACGTTTTACAGTTCTACATTGAACCTCCTCTGTCAATTGCAGTCTAAATTACaatatgtagtgtagtgtcttGGTCAAATATTCTCAAATATGCATCCGTGCAATGATTCCTTGAGTTGGTTGAGATGTCACCATGTCCCAAATGCATTCCTTGAGTTGGTTGAGATGTCACCATGTCCCAAATGCATTCATTGAGTTAGTTGAGATGTCACTATGTCCCAAATGCATTCATTGAGTTAGTTGAGATGTCACTGTGTCCCAAATGCATTCATTGAGTTAGTTGAGATGTCACTATGTCCCAAATGCATTCATTGAGTTAGTTGAGATGTCACTATGTCCCAAATGCATTCATTGAGTTAGTTGAGATGTCACTATGTCCCAAATGCATTCATTGAGTTAGTTGAGATGTCACTATGTCCCAAATGCATTCATTGAGTTAGTTAAGATGTCATCACGTCCCAAATGCATTCATTGAGTTAGTTGAGATGTCACTATGTCCCAAATGCATTATTTGAGTTAGTTGAGATGTCACTATGTCCCAAATTCATTCCTTGAGTTAGTTGAGATGTCACCATGTCCCAAATTCATTCCTTGAGTTAGTTGAGATGTCACCATGTCCCAAATTAATTCCTTGAGTTAGTTGAGATGTCACCATGTCCCAAATTCATTCATTTGAGTTAGTTGAGATGTCACTATGTCCCAAATTCATTCATTGAGTTAGTTAAGATGTCACTATGTCCCAAACCAAAGAGCCAAACCTAACGTGTCTTTTCTCTCTCATATTCTGGCTAATTATTTATCTTCCTGTCTTTCCTTTCTGCCCACAGAGTTCCAGGCCATGGTCCTATCCTGAATACCTGtacaacaccctccatacctCTTTCTCCCCACAGAGTTCCAGGCCATGGTCCTATCCTGAATACCTGTACAACACCCTGCATACCTCTTTCTCCTCGCCCCACTCCAGCACTAGGATTTACTTTACTTTTCCATCTGTCAATCTATTTGGAAACATGTATTGTTTTTTGCAAGCCTCCGGTTCAGACTACCTACAACTCACTGATTTTTATTTTTGCTTTTTGCATACGTTTTAGACAGGTCATTATATTATTGCCCAAAATGTACCACTTACCAAATTACtgagaaaataaaataataaaatgcatTCTAGAATCTTCTCCTTGGTTATTGACTTTTTACTCAAATATGAATTGTCCTGAAATAATGCCACACAGTGTTGCTATAAAATGCCATACAAAGTGATAACCCTATTGGACAGTGTGCACAGTATTCTACAgtagtgtccatattaggacagtttCAGCAGGAGTTGTTTCAGCCTCAGTGTCTCTTGTTCTGTACAGATGTAATGAAATGCCTCGAGACTGTGAACTATAatgattatttattattttatttaagttCACAGTCTCAAAGCAGTTCATTATATCTATACAAAACATCATTCCTGCCCAACAGAAGCTCTTGAAAGATAAGATTGAATTGGGTCTCAGTGAGAAAGTTTAACAATAGCCAATGACAGTATAATCACAGGTGGAATTatggtagcctggtcccagatctgtttgtgctgttgcCTACTCCATTTCTGTCTTTGTCAAGCCATACGGTTTGGCATCACAGTAAGTGACACGGAGCTGGTATGATAGCGCAAACAGACTGGCGCTAGAATTGGGGGGAATCCTTAGGATGGTTGTACCCAAGTTAAAATCTCAGTGGGAACATTTTGAGATGTACATTCACATACTGATTTTAATCTTGCACACAGCAAATCGTTCCTCTCGGTAAGCCATCTGAGTAACATCCTCACCTGTGTCGTGTCTGACGAGTCATAAACCTCACCCaacagggcaacgtcatgacacctgTCTAAAACATTTCATTTAGGCTTCTCTTCGCCTTATCTAATTCAGCAACAATCAGCAGTGGGTTGATTGACAGACAAGTTGGTATCAGATGTGAGGAGAAgtgggacagtgtgtgtgtgtgattagggGGGGGGACCTGAGGAGGTGACCTTGATAGACACCTGAGGGTCACCATGGCAGGATCGTGTGACACCTGACCTAAGCTTTGTAATAAAGCTGTCTGACATACTTAGTGTAATAGAATGGTAtatatgcattactcatctcatatgtatatactgtattttataccatctaccgctcggtcattgctcatcaatatatttatatgtatatattcttactccatccctttacttagattgtgtgtattaggtagttgtggaattgttagattacatggtAGATATTGTTGCAcagttggaactagaaacacaagcatttctctacactcgcaataaaatctgctaaacacgtgtatgtgaccaataaaatgtgacttGATATGATTTGATTTATAGGGCCAAAGATAGGAGGGAATGTACACAGGACCGAATCCATGAAGATACTCTATGTGCACAGGATTCACGTCAATCTCCCCCTGACCTCAATACATGATTTGAGTTCAATTGTTAGGATTTGGCCCAAAATTGTATTGACATGGTGTGAGACAGTTCAATTCtatgttattgtgtattatttgCTTAACAGATACAGTCGTGAGGCGTGAGACGCTCTTCGATTAGGTTTGTACCTACAAGCAGTGTTGACACTCAAAGATAAATGATTACTTGTGAGAACTTGTCACTGCTCTGTGCACCTGCATGCATTCAACATAATCTCCACATTTAAGAGGCACATTGGATGAGAACTAGTAACCACAAAGAAACAACACCCTGTATTACAGTAAAGCAGACACCCAAATACTAGAGCCTCGCCATTAAATGACACGTTTTTGCTCAGAAACCTAAACATTGAGGAGAGAACCTAGCCATTATAGAGCGCAGCCATTGACAGAACATAGTTCACACCCTTGTATTGAGACAACCAGAGTACCAGACCATTGGAGACCCAGTGCCAGACACACCGTGGTATTCTGCATGTGGGCTACAATAGACACTGGCTTGGGCACCATGCTTCATCAGACTTCATTCCTGCTTTACACAGGGGAGTATCTGTTAGATCCTGTGACTGTACATATAACTCATTCGCAGACACAAGATGTCAAGGAAACCGGTTAATGCTTTTTCAGTCCTGAAATTTGCCTGATATATACAAAAGTACAGTATTTGGTAATAATGGATCATTTCTGGTTCTTATCTCAAATACAGTAATATTAAAATAACTGATCATGTTCTGGTAGACTGTAGAATGgcataaaataataataacaataacttGTACAGTAAAATAATAAAGCACCATCATGCACACGTGTTCTCTGCCCATCCCATTTCCTGACCTGTTCccaacagtctgtctctgtgttctctaccCATCCCATTCCTGACCTGTTCccaacagtctgtctctgtgttctctaccCATCCCATTGACCTgttctgagtctgtctctgttctctgcccatcccatttcccaacagtctgtctctgtgttctctaccCATCCCATTCCTGACCTGTTCCCAACAGTCTGTCCTGTTCccaacagtctgtctctgtgttctctgcccatcccattcctgacctgttcccaacagtctgtctctgtgttctctaccCATCCCATTCCTGACCTGTTCccaacagtctgtctctgtgttctctaccCATCCCATTCCTGACCTGTTCccaacagtctgtctctgtgttctctgcccatccccatcccattcctgtgttctctgttcctgttcctgggcaacagtctgtctctgtgttctctgcccaTCCCATTCCTGTTCCCAACACCTGCCCATCCCATTCCTGACCTGTTCccaacagtctgtctctgtgttctctgcccatcccatttcccaacagtctgtctctgtgttctctgcccatcccattcctgacctgttcccaacagtctgtctctgtgttctctgcccatcccattcctgacctgttcccaacagtctgtctctgtgttctctgcccatcccattcctgacctgttcccaacagtctgtctctgtgttctctgcccatcccattcctgacctgttcccaacagtctgtctctgtgttctctgcccatcccattcctgacctgttcccaacagtctgtctctgtgttctctgcccatcccattcctgacctgttcccaacagtctgtctctgtgttctctgcccatcccattcctgacctgttcccaacagtctgtctctgtgttctctgcccatcccattcctgacctgttcccaacagtctgtctctgtgttctctaccCATCCCATTCCTGACCTGTTCccaacagtctgtctctgtgttctctgcccatcccattcctgacctgttcccaacagtctgtctctgtgttctctgcccatcccattcctgacctgttcccaacagtctgtctctgtgttctctaccCATCCCATTCCTGACCTGTTCccaacagtctgtctctgtgttctctgcccatcccattcctgacctgttcccaacagtctgtctctgtgttgacctgttcccaacagtctgtctctgtgttctctgcccatcccattcctgacctgttcccaacagtctgtctctgtgttctctgcccatcccattcctgacctgttcccaacagtctgtctctgtgttctctaccCATCCCATTCCTGACCTGTTCccaacagtctgtctctgtgttctctgcccatcccattcctgacctgttcccaacagtctgtctctgtgtcttctctgcccatcccattcctgacctgttcccaacagtctgtctctgtgttctgcccATACCCATCCCAGTCTGTCTCTGACCTGTTCccaacagtctgtctctgtgttctctgcccatcccattcctgacctgttcccaacagtctgtctctcccatcccattcctgacctgttcccaacagtctgtctctgtgttctctgcccatcccattcctgacctgttcccaacagtctgtctctgtgttctctgcccatcccattcctgacctgttcccaacagtctgtctctgtgttctctgcccaTCCCATTTGACCTGACCTGTTCccaacagtctgtctctgtgttctctgcccatcccattcctgacctgttcccaacagtctgtctctgtgttctctgttctcccatcccattcctgacctgttcccaacagtctgtctctgtgttctctgcccatcccattcctgacctgttcccaacagtctgtctctgtgttctctgcccatcccattcctgacctgttcccaacagtctgtctctgtgttctctgcccatcccattcctgacctgttcccaacagtctgtctctgtgttctctgcccatcccattcctgacctgttcccaacagtctgtctctgtgttctctacccatccattccattcctgacctgttcccaacagtctgtctctgtgttctctgcccatcccattcctgacctgttcccaacagtctgtctctgtgttctctaccCATCCCATTCCTGACCTGTTCccaacagtctgtctctgtctgtgtgttctctaCCCATCCCATTCCTGACCTGTTCccaacagtctgtctctgtgttctctgcccatcccattcctgacctgttcccaacagtctgtctctgtgttctctgcccatcccattcctgacctgttcccaacagtctgtctctgtgtcttctctgcccatcccattcctgacctgttcccaacagtctgtctctgtgttctctgcccatcccattcctgacctgttcccaacagtctgtctctgtgttctctgcccatcccattcctgacctgttcccaacagtctgtctctgtgttctctgcccatcccattcctgacctgttcccaacagtctgtctctgtgttctctgcccatc includes these proteins:
- the pvalb8 gene encoding parvalbumin 8 isoform X2, giving the protein MSLSSILSADAIDAAMKDCQAPDSFNCKKFFQQCGLTKKSPAEVKKVFGILDNDASGFIEEEELKFFLQRFNPGARVLTEKETKAFMSAADDDSDGMIGADEFQAMVLS